From the genome of Ctenopharyngodon idella isolate HZGC_01 chromosome 23, HZGC01, whole genome shotgun sequence, one region includes:
- the rab11fip3 gene encoding rab11 family-interacting protein 3 isoform X2: MEQVLSSPQGCSEWEVSGKADWESEQNPLGFLLMDKDNSAVGDSTNEIFHENAINLDDLFWASQYSGQTYSWENGLDCVYPEWKTQPPPSQDLKGEGSPGSSEIVEGDLISFNSRSTSPTFSNVPMQNQNNFYNHPEQVPDILQPVKITATLNPLDVYTGELVINDPTVQTDKTLLQEAHFKLEDTHLTNCEFSHNSLVERTIENEDSKILLPHGTLESEGLLPVSPVEVSCMDTNSNPNPSVICQTSQHIYLPSSALAHEPIISMTCSEPPGSPYPRTSAPLQMDEVEMLLPELLAGGLYSEQESSKPSASNKTHDDDLQSQETTGTNIETTQLSSGAETACRSLLGESCVSPKLCEEMLHDLSTECTFGEQLETVGEEVREEAMPSGTTDNVFFEDKTELKPIAFIDLQAEDPSADSLLDKDRQESTLALPVCTPEHNALLELSPEDDILPEDHSQPTHSAEAEALSEVPHDGDGNLIPVAMFEILTDSISCEAVPSLDTVIAPVIDAFEITEQEKCDANSPDFESDALTLEFQDDIANVETGNPDNDHEAMCADDTTTTEEPLSDLHQNQQAINLESKQDNLQSDDLNLDSSKSDNNQELNATREACQELINAQQKESALLEIFTLVDQLNDSLTPKSSAIVIDTPEENVTAHHDSHKIPLKVKEKLQSMSIQGGERSDCRMSTQNQVIPHCASNPDSLESTPSTCAGDQLTVTGGLVGPDLTDNTETPSQLHEATGEGEVGFTAQFTHQEDFHQLTPTPIDLAQEQQVSSVAPSSSLLHRNVFPCRASLDREAYLTFMENNPDTPNIPKHAEMTLDLCKASDSLPTKSLHDQRVPVDLISVPIVSTTAHRSEEQSALRAVFQALDQDGDGFVHIEEFIEFAKAYGAEQVKDLTRFLDPSGLGVISFEDFHRGISAISNEGSEPDLYKTHFSAVEANGPPEEYDEQAEVSDSAYLGSESAYSECETFTDEDTTALVHPELHEDVETDSGIENTLTDGDDRNRFTLGSDLNGHTLVAVIGGEEEHFEDFGESNNTSDLLLADHEEGRAVPDGEGDAEPLPHSDSPLPRPLMLLSPSSSKRMSSKKAARHLQQSNNLDVMGDLTQDILDLADRDITDKVLLLEKRVCELEKDSLESEEQHARLRQENLTLVHRANALEEQLKEQELRSEENLLAYTRKHRDALNKLQRERDLEIENLQARLHQLDEENSELRSCVPCLRANIERLEEEKRKLQDEVEDVADRLNEEMESRRKMSDKLSHERHTNQKEKECTQGLIEDLRKQLEHLQLFKLETEARRGRSASSGLQEYNTHMRENELEQEIRRLKQDNRSLKEQNDELNGQIINLSIQGAKSLFTESLSESLAAEINNVSRAELMEAIHKQEEINFRLQDYIDRIIVAIMESNPSILEVK; this comes from the exons ATGGAGCAAGTTCTCTCCAGCCCTCAGGGGTGTTCTGAGTGGGAGGTGAGTGGGAAAGCTGACTGGGAATCCGAACAGAATCCCCTTGGATTTCTCCTTATGGATAAAGATAACAGTGCTGTTGGTGATTCTACTAATGAAATTTTTCATGAGAACGCCATAAACCTTGATGACTTATTTTGGGCTTCTCAGTATTCTGGGCAGACGTATTCCTGGGAAAATGGTCTGGATTGCGTCTATCCCGAATGGAAGACTCAGCCTCCTCCTTCCCAAGATCTCAAAGGAGAGGGTTCTCCTGGAAGTTCGGAAATTGTGGAAGGAGATCTCATCAGTTTTAATTCTAGATCTACCAGTCCTACGTTCTCAAACGTACCCATGCAGAATCAAAACAACTTTTACAATCATCCTGAACAGGTGCCTGATATCTTGCAACCGGTGAAGATTACTGCCACTTTAAACCCTCTAGATGTGTACACAGGTGAGTTGGTTATTAATGACCCCACCGTTCAGACTGACAAAACACTATTACAAGAAGCTCACTTCAAGCTTGAGGACACACATTTAACAAACTGTGAGTTCAGCCATAATTCCCTAGTGGAAAGAACAATTGAGAATGAAGACAGCAAGATCTTGCTTCCTCATGGGACTCTGGAATCTGAAGGTTTGTTGCCTGTTTCTCCCGTGGAGGTCTCATGTATGGATACAAACTCAAATCCCAATCCTTCAGTTATTTGTCAGACATCTCAACACATCTACCTCCCATCTTCAGCCCTTGCCCATGAGCCCATCATTTCGATGACATGTTCAGAACCACCTGGCTCGCCATATCCCAGAACTAGTGCACCCCTTCAAATGGATGAGGTAGAGATGTTGTTACCCGAGCTGCTGGCTGGAGGTCTATACTCTGAACAGGAGAGTAGTAAGCCCTCAGCTAGTAACAAGACCCATGACGATGATCTTCAGAGCCAAGAGACAACAGGCACTAACATAGAAACAACACAACTATCCTCTGGAGCAGAGACAGCCTGTAGGAGTCTATTAGGTGAGTCTTGCGTATCACCTAAACTTTGTGAAGAAATGTTGCATGATTTATCCACAGAATGCACATTTGGCGAACAATTGGAAACAGTTGGTGAAGAGGTAAGAGAAGAGGCCATGCCCAGCGGTACAACTGATAACGTTTTTTTTGAAGATAAAACAGAACTCAAACCAATTGCTTTTATAGATTTACAAGCAGAAGATCCGTCAGCTGATAGCCTGCTTGACAAAGACAGACAAGAGTCCACATTAGCCTTACCGGTCTGCACACCTGAGCATAATGCCTTACTTGAGCTCTCACCAGAAGATGACATCTTACCTGAGGACCACAGCCAGCCCACACACTCCGCTGAGGCTGAAGCCTTATCTGAGGTGCCCCATGATGGAGATGGAAACCTTATTCCTGTTGCCATGTTTGAGATCTTGACAGACAGCATCTCTTGTGAAGCTGTGCCATCTTTAGACACTGTAATTGCACCTGTGATAGATGCCTTTGAGATCACAGAACAGgaaaaatgtgatgcaaactCACCTGATTTTGAATCTGATGCACTCACACTTGAATTTCAGGATGATATAGCAAATGTAGAAACAGGCAACCCAGACAATGACCATGAGGCAATGTGCGCAGATGATACAACCACAACAGAAGAACCACTCTCAGATTTGCATCAAAATCAACAGGCAATCAATCTGGAAAGCAAGCAGGACAACTTGCAAAGTGATGATTTAAATCTTGATAGCAGTAAATCTGACAACAATCAAGAACTGAATGCAACAAGAGAAGCATGTCAGGAACTAATCAATGCTCAACAAAAAGAGAGTGCACTTTTGGAAATTTTCACACTTGTGGACCAACTGAATGACTCTTTGACTCCAAAATCAAGTGCAATTGTAATAGATACACCTGAAGAAAATGTAACAGCTCACCATGATAGTCATAAAATACCACTGAAAGTCAAAGAGAAACTTCAAAGTATGTCTATACAGGGAGGGGAGAGATCGGATTGCAGAATGTCTACTCAGAATCAAGTCATTCCTCATTGTGCCAGTAATCCTGATTCTTTAGAGTCCACTCCCTCTACCTGTGCAGGTGATCAACTAACTGTGACAGGTGGACTTGTGGGGCCGGATCTTACAGACAACACAGAGACTCCCAGCCAATTACATGAAGCTACAGGAGAGGGAGAGGTGGGGTTTACTGCTCAGTTTACACATCAGGAGGATTTCCATCAGCTGACACCAACACCAATAGACCTGGCACAAGAGCAACAAGTGAGCTCAGTTGCCCCCAGCTCTTCTCTCTTGCATAGAAATGTCTTTCCCTGTAGAGCCAGCCTGGATAGGGAGGCTTACCTGACCTTCATGGAAAACAATCCTGATACTCCCAACATTCCCAAACATGCAGAAATGACTCTGGATTTGTGCAAGGCCTCAGACTCTCTTCCGACCAAATCGCTTCATGACCAGAGGGTCCCGGTGGATTTGATAAGCGTGCCTATAGTTTCCACAACAGCCCATAGAAGCGAGGAGCAGTCGGCTCTCCGAGCAGTTTTCCAGGCTTTGGATCAGGACGGAGATGGATTTGTCCATATTGAGGAGTTTATCGAGTTTGCAAAAGCATATGGAGCTGAACAG GTGAAGGATCTGACGCGGTTCTTGGATCCCAGCGGTCTGGGTGTGATCAGTTTTGAGGATTTCCACAGAGGCATCAGTGCAATCAGCAATGAAG GTTCTGAGCCAGATCTCTACAAGACTCATTTCAGCGCAGTGGAAGCCAATGGACCTCCAGAGGAATATGACGAG CAGGCGGAGGTCTCTGACAGTGCGTATCTCGGGTCGGAGAGCGCCTACAGTGAGTGCGAAACCTTCACGGACGAGGACACGACGGCTCTGGTCCATCCAGAACTCCATGAGGACGTGGAAACTGACAGCGGCATTGAAAACACACTCACAGATGGAGATGACCGCAACAG GTTCACGTTGGGCTCTGATTTGAATGGCCACACCCTGGTGGCCGTGATTGGAGGAGAGGAGGAGCACTTTGAGGATTTCGGTGAGAGTAACAACACTTCAGACCTGCTGCTGGCCGATCACGAAGAGGGAAGGGCGGTGCCAGATGGGGAGGGAGATGCAGAGCCACTCCCACACTCAGACAGCCCACTGCCCCGCCCACTGATGCTGCTGTCACCTAG TTCCAGCAAAAGGATGTCCAGTAAGAAAGCAGCAAG acACTTGCAGCAGTCCAACAATCTGGATGTCATGGGAGATCTAACTCAAGACATTTTGGACCTTGCGGATCGTGACATCACAGACAAG GTGCTGCTGTTGGAGAAGCGCGTGTGCGAGCTGGAGAAGGATTCGTTGGAGAGCGAAGAGCAGCATGCACGCTTGCGGCAGGAGAATCTCACTCTCGTCCACCGTGCAAACGCTCTGGAGGAACAGCTGAAGGAGCAGGAGCTGCGCTCAGAGGAGAATTTACTCGCATATACCCGTAAACACAGAGATGCACTGAACAAACTCCAGCGAGAGAGAGACCTGGAGATCGAGAACCTCCAGGCCAG GTTGCATCAGTTGGATGAGGAGAACAGTGAGTTGAGGTCATGTGTTCCCTGCCTGAGAGCCAACATCGAGAGACTGGAGGAG GAAAAGAGGAAACTTCAGGATGAGGTGGAAGACGTCGCAGATCGATTAAATGAAGAAATGGAATCTCGCAGGAAAATGTCTGACAAACTGAGCCATGAACGTCATACGAACCAGAAAGAGAAGGAGTGCACTCAGGGG TTGATAGAGGACTTGAGAAAGCAGCTGGAACACCTGCAGCTGTTTAAGTTGGAGACTGAAGCGAGAAGAGGCAGATCAGCCAGCTCCGGCCTGCAGGAATACAACACTCACATGAGAGAGAACGAACTGGAGCAGGAAATACGCAGACTCAAACAG GATAACCGCAGTCTGAAGGAGCAGAACGATGAGCTCAACGGACAAATCATAAATCTGAGCATCCAGGGAGCGAAGAGTCTTTTTACCGAGTCTCTCTCCGAGTCGCTCGCTGCTGAAATCAACAACGTCTCCCGCGCTGAG ctGATGGAGGCCATCCACAAACAGGAGGAAATCAACTTCCGTCTGCAGGACTACATCGACCGCATCATCGTCGCCATCATGGAGTCCAACCCCTCCATCCTGGAGGTCAAATAA